Genomic window (Ureibacillus composti):
TATCGGAGCAATTGCTGCACCTGTTCTAATTGCTGTCGCAGTGATTGCGGCCTTAATCGCAATTGGTATAGCTTTGTGGAAGAACTGGGATGAAATCAAAGCTAAGGCTGCTGAATTAGTTAAAAATATTCAAGAAAAGTTTGAAGAGTTTAAAAGTGCTGTCGCAGAAAAAATGAAAGCAGCCAAAGATAAAATTGTAGAAATTTGGAATAGTGTCATGGATTTCTTTGAGGCAATTGACATTAAAGAGACAGCTAAAAAAATATTTGTAACCTTTATAAATGGCATAGCTGCAAAAATAGTAGATACGGTTTCAAAAGTAAAAGAGTTATGGACAAAAGTTACTAATTTTTTAGATGGTATCAGTATCATTGATATAGCTAAGAAAATAATTACTACATTTGTAAATGGTATTGGCGAAAAAATTACAAATGTCACATCGAAAGTGAAAGAGTTATGGGATGGTGCAAAAGGGTTCTTAGAGGGCATCGATTTATTACAAATCGGGAAGAACATTATCCAAGGTTTAATCAACGGTATCGGAAGTATGAAGAAATTTGTCATGGATATCATTGAAGATACTATCGGAAGTGCAATTGATTTTGCAAAAAAATTATTAGGTATCAAGTCACCATCGAGAGTATTTATGGAAATTGGTGAGTTCACAAACGAAGGATTTATTGAAGGGATTAATAATAGTTCGAAACGGCTGACCAATGCCGTCGATGGTGTATATGGTTCATTAGCATCTAGTGCGCAAAAATCAATCACCAACGCTTCATACACAACAAATAACTATAACTCTTCAGGAGGCTCACAAGTCATTACTATCATGCTAGACAGCGAAGTTATTGGTCGTGCAGTTGCACCAATCGTCGGAGAGGAAATTGTATTACAGGTAGGACGGTGGTAGTGTGAAAGCATATATAAATGGTGTGGAAGCGCGATACGTCCACAATTCTTTACAATTTAGCGACGATACGTCAAAACGTTCTACCGGACATATTACATTCATTCGAGATAATGGTATAGCCGTTAGAAGTGGCGCAAGAGTTGATATTTACGATATGGAGAATAATCATATTTTTGGTGGCTTTGCAAAGAAACCAAAGATTAAAACATATCGCGGTTTAAGCGTAATTCAGGTGCAACTCGTAGATAATACGGACATTTTAAACCGTAGACGAGTTGCTGAAACTTACATCGATGAACTAGACCACGACATTATCAAAGATATTCACGCTCGTTACCTTGCCGAAGAAGGTATAAAGTTAGGTGTCATTGCTTCAAATAGTGGAGATACATCCACAGAAATGATTATTGAAACGACTGAATCTGATTTCACTAAAGGTGTATTAAGCGGTGTAGAAGTCGATGAAGGTGGAACGTTAACGCTTGAAAACATCAGTGATAACCCTCCTATCTCAAGAATTGTGGAAGACTTTGAGGATACGAATTACAACTTTAATTTTAGCGGTTCTTGGAGTCGTACTGGAACAGCATATCAAGGTGCATATGGATTTAGAAGTGAATCGATTGATCACCGAGAAAGTTCAGAATTAAAATTCGATATCGAAGTAAGAGAAGGGGCAATCGGTAAATTGTCCTTTTATTATTGGGTTAGTTCTGAACAGAATGAAGATTATTTCGAAACATGGCTAGTCAAAGATGGTAAATGGACGATGCTGCTAAGGGATTCGGGAATCAAGGAATATTGGCAATACTTCTATGCAACTTTAGAGCCTGGAGATTACGAAGTTTATTTTTACTATGATAAAGATAAATCAGTTAACCGTGGTTACGATAGGGCAGTAGTTGACCAAATCGTATTTGAAGAATGGGAAGGGTTAACCTATCCATCTCAAGGTGAACGCATTGCACCAAAGATTACGAGTTTATCAGAAACGATTAAAAGTATTCGAATTGAATGTGATGCAAACATTCCAACGGGTACGAGTGTTGAGTTTTATTACAGCTTAGACAACCAAGAAACGTGGGAATTAGCAGCAAATAATACAATTCAACGTTCAATCAACGGTCCAAGTGGTGTAGATATAAAGGCAGTACTTAAAACGACTTATACAACTATTACACCATCTGTTCGTGAAATAAAATATATTCTTGAAACAACAGCTGGTACGTTAATTCGTAAAGCTGTTTTTAATTTTGTCACAGCTTCCCAAGCGTTAGACGATGTATGTGAACTAAGTGGTGCGGTTTGGTGGATTACAGCGGATAAAGTGCTGCATTATGTTACTCGCGATGAATTTAAAGCTCCTTGGAATATCGATACGAATGCACCAATTAAGAATATCGAAGTCGAAACAGATTTAACGGAATACCGAAACCGTCAATACTTACGAGCCGGGCAAGATATTACGGATTTACAAACGGAATCGATTAAGGGTGACGGATCTAAACGGACATTTAATGTCGGTTATAAGATTGCCCAACGTCCAACGGTGATAGTAAACAAACAAGAACAAACACTTGGTATTCGCGGTAAAGATACTAATCGCGCTTTTTATTGGGCAAAGGATGAAAAGGAAATCACACAAGATGAAAGCCTTACACCTTTATCTTCCACAGATGTGCTGACAGTAAAATATTACGGTTTCTATCCAATTATCGTAGTAGCGGAAGATGAAAGTGCTATTACCGAAATGAAAGAGCGCACAGGTGATTCTGGACTGTATGAAGATGTAGAGGAAAACGAAAACATCGATAATGCGGATTTAGCACTTGAATTTGCTAATAGTAAGCTTCAAAAGTACGCGAAAATTAACACTAGGGTACGATTTGAAACGGTTAAAAAAGGATTGCAAGCCGGGCAGTTAATCAATATTAATTTACAAGGTTACGAATTAAACGATGAATTTTTAATTACATCCGTCACAATAAACCCGTTCAATGATGATTTTGTTACATACTCCATTGAATGTGTGGACGGTGAAGATGTTGGTGGTTGGGAACAATTCTTCAAACAACTTGCTAAAGCTTCAAAAACGTACGTCATCCGTGACAATGAAGTGTTAATCCGTTTAGCAAAACAATCAGAAGCAATTGGTTTTGCGGAAGAAATGGAGTATGAGATTTTTGCATGTAAGTTTCCAAGTGAAACACTTTATCCTTCCACTGATTTTATACCATGTTAGAGGTGAAGAAATGGAACAAATCGAAAATATAGGCTGGCATGGTGCCTTTGAAATCCAAATCATGCGAGGCGATGAGTTAAAAGTCGTTAAGTTTCCTAATCTAATCACAGACGCATGGCTTAATACCATTCGTGATGCATCGATGAGTGATGCACCAGTTGATTTACAAATTAAATACATCGGGCTTGGTAAAGATGATGGAACAATTCTACCCTTAGATGCTTCAAACACTCGATTGGGTAATGAGGTTGAGCGAAAGGTATTTACCAAAATTGAAACAGACGGAACGGGCAGAGTGAAGCGAACGGTAAATATTAATAGTGCGGAAGGAAATTTTCATATTAAAGAAATCGGCATCTTCGCTGGCAGCACAGCAACATCGGATATTAACTCGGGCATATTAGTCGCTCGTGTTTTTTATGATTTAGATAAGGATGAGCTTGAAAGTGTAAATATCGTGAGAACAGATATAGTAGGGAGGTTGTAAACATTGGCATTTGTGAAAACAGAGTTCGTAAATGGTCAAGCTCCTGCGGTTAGTGCAGAGGAATTGAATAAGTTTGGTGATGGTATTTTAGAGGCCATCAATTCTGTTTTGTGGAAAACAACTGATGAGGGAATACCCTTAGATTATGTTGTGGGATTTGTTGATATTGTAGATAATATTTGTTTTGATGGAACCTATTACTATACACACATATATGAAGGGAGTTCAACAGAGACAATAAGAAAATATAACCAATCAGGTGTGTATGTAGAAGGGAAATCAATATATGGCGATTGGAGTTGTTTTGACGTCGTTGGTGGTTATGTTTTTGCGGTAAATGGTAGGACTGGTAATAAAATGGAGAAATGGGCTTGGTCAACTTTCTCCAGTGGAGCGCCAGTAGCAACGTCGACTCCATCGTTTCTGAACAAAGTAGGGTTGGTTTCGATAAGTCAGGATGTTCATTATGTATTAAGTTCGACAGGTGAATTTTATGAATACAAATTCTCAACAAATATAGCAACTTTAATTTCGACTTTGACATTTAAGGATAGCGCTTTTACCTCTTTGGCATATGATGGAGTTGATTTTTATGGATTAACAACAAATGGAACTATTTATAAATTTACGGTAAATGGTGTTTTGTTAAAAACAATTAAATTAAATCTTATGTTTATTTCTCCACAAGAAATTGTCTACAACGATGGGTTATGGGTAAAGTCGTCTAGACACAGTACAGCACAGGGTGCGACGGGAATACTTTATAAAATAGCGATATAAAAGTAGGTGAAAAATATGTTCTATTTTAAGATGGATTTAAAGCTCGATGAAGGCGAGTTCATTTACATTGTTGATAAAGATTTAATAAAAGAACCGATATATTCAGAAGGTTTGAACGAAATTTATTTCAAGTGCAATATGGATTTGTCAAATGTAGGTGCACAAATAATCACAGAAGAAGATTATTTGGTTTTTAAAGACCTTAGAGAAACTGAAATAAAAGATAGTACAGCGTTGCCACTTGCGCCAACTGAAACTGAGTTACTAGAACAGCGCATAAAAGCAACTGAGGATGCACTATTACAAATGATGATGGAAGGAATGTTGTAGAATGTCATTAGCTTATAACTTTATCTTAAATATGTGGGTAATGAAACGAGTAGATCAAACCTTTGTACAAGCACAAGTCACACATGGACGATTAACAAAAGAAGAAGCAGATATGATTTTAGCAACGCCGCAAACAATGTAGGCGTATTTTTTATGCCTAAAAACAAAGGAGAGATAAAATATGCCTAACTTTTTTAATATCACGCTTGATACAACGGGTCCTAGTAACGTCGATGTAAAAATTGAAAATAACGCTTCCTATGCAACTGCTCAACTAGTAAACTGCCAAATTTCCACAAGTGATGCAGCAACCACTGGTTATCAAATGAAGATTTGGGGTGACGTTGATTCAGCTTATGACACAAATGTCCAAGCTACAGAAGCCCTAGCGAAGTGGATTACGTATTCCAGCACTAAACAAATTAAATTATCAGCTGGTGATGGAACAAAAACAATCAATGTTAAATTACGAGATGATGTGTTTAATGAATCCGCACAAGACTCTGATTCTATTATTCTTGATACAACTCGTCCAGTAGTAACAATTAGTGGTCCTGATGTATCAAAAATCTCTAAAGTACCTGGAAAAGATGTAGCTTCATTCAGCTACTCAGTTGATGTTCCTTTCACCGAATACAAAGTTAAAGTTGTGTCTTCATCTGGTTCAGCTGAAAGCACAGGTACAACAATTGGTACTACAAACGGTTCAACAAACATGAGTGCTACTGGTTCATTTGCTGCAAGCACTGCGATTAACTGTACAATTGATGGTTCTGATTTAGAAGTAGCTTCAGCTGGTGATGGTGCGAAAGTTATTAAAGTATTTGTTAAAGATGAAGCTGGAAACTGGTCAGCGTAAAGAGATAACTCCTAATGGCAGAACCTAAAGTTACTATTACATCAATTAGTAAGAGGAAAATATCAGATGAATCCGGGCACGATCAATCGATTATCAAATTTACATGTGACCAAACAATTGTAGCTTTTGAAGTGAGAGCTGGAGGAATTTTTCAAGGGTCTGGGCTGTTAGTTGGAATGTCTGACAGTCTTTATCCTTCAAGTTCGTTATATCCATCAAACTCGCTATATCCAATTAACTTTAAAGTAACAGCAGGTACCGTATTACAATTCGATATAGAAAATGAAGAATTACAGCAAGATGGGGAATATCGAATAAATATATATGCTTTAAATGAACAAGGGGAGTGGACACCATATGAGTAGTTTTTTTACCTTAACATTAGATACAACAGCACCTCATATTGATGTGTACGCTCCTACTTATACAACACCACAAGCGGAATTTGAAGTACTTATCAAAGCAAACGAGCGGTTAGCAGAATATCAGGAAATATTTGCGATTGATAGTGTTGGGGAAAAACATGACTTCATTTTTATGTATGAAAACAATGCGTATTTCGGCATTGTGGACGTTAGTAAATTTTCTATTGGTATAGCAACAATTTACGTTCGAGTTTGTGACGTAGTTGGCAATTTATCAGATACCCTTATGGTAAATATGGACATCAAACAAGCGATAAATATTGATATTTTATCAACAGACACAATAAGAGCAGTAATCGTTAATGAAGAAACTCGAAAAGTGATAGTAAATGAAAATTTTAGAAGTGTGTCTTCAAATGAAACAATACGATTGTTATTTACAAACGAAAAACTCGGGAAATCGAGGTGACAGCAGAATGACATACCAAGCAGGGAATACGGTACGATTAACCGCAGAATTTAAGGATTGGGAAGGGGTATCAATTGATCCCGAAACTGTAAAATTAATCATTTATGATTATCGATACACAAAATTAAGTGAATTTGAAGTGCCGACAGCAAACCGCATAAATGTTGGTACTTATTTTTATGATCACGTATTCGAAACAGGTCTATTTATTTACGAATGGTTAGCAACGATTGACGGTAAACCAAGTTTAGTTAGGAAGCAAATTAGCATTAGTAATGTTTAGCCAAATAAGGAAGGAGCATAAAAGCGATGATTTCTTTTTTAAAAGAATTAACCTCACTTACACCAGTTGCGCATTTAATTGAGTACTGGTGGGTGTGGTTATTTTATATCGTAATATTGTTTGTATTGTTATATTTCATTAAGAAAAAGTTTTAATCTACTTGATACAAAAATCAATGAATCGTTTCCCGAAATCGGAAAGGTACACATACTTTTCAACAGGACTTTGACCAGCATAGGTTGTTGATTGAAAAACGGCTGTTAGCATTCCAAGTGTTTCTAATCTGCTTGTAGCGCCAACCTTCAAACTTGGTTCTATATGTTTCGTAAATAATTGTATCTGTTCCTCATAGTCACTAAAGCTTAATAAAATTTTAAACTCTAACACTGTTATCGTAGCTAATGAATCAAGAAGCATTCTCCTTTCATCATAATTACTTTCCAATGTAGGTGTTTGAAGCATTTGAATGAAAAAGTTTTTAAAATACATCCTTTTCTCTTCAGAGGATTCCTTTTCGATTTGTTCATTAAGACGCTCGATTAAAGCCATTAAACTTTCTTCATCATGTTCGTTTATAGACAATAATGAATGTTCGAGTGCAAGTTCTTGATAAAATGATTCAATTCTTTTAAATCGTTTTTCTTGTTTAGTTGAAAAATATGCAGTAGCTAAAGAACCACCGATATAAGGTACTAATTGCAATCCGCTTTGAATAGCGATTTCAGTTTTTTCTTTGGTTGTTAGCTTATCATTCATTAAAACACCTCCTTTCAGTTAATTATTATCAGTTTAACAAAATTAACGGAAGGTAAATACTTCCTTTTGTCGAATTAAAGTGATGAAAGGAGAGTAGTATAAAGTGTTTAATGATATTTTTGAATATTACTATGTTGTACCTATATTTTCTTTTTTGTTAATTGCATTGACAGTTGCCATTAATAATTGGGGTATTACACCAATTGAATATAAATTGATGACTAACTTTAAAAAAGTCCAAGTGGTAGGCTCGACGATACTGATAGAAACCATTGTATTGAGTGTTTTTTGGATTACAGTATCTTTTGCTTTTGGTAGCATAGAAGGAATGTTGAAAGATAATGAACTAGAGAATAATACAATGAATATCATTATGATAATGTTAGGGATAGTTATTTTATCATTTTGTATGACTATAGCAATTAATTTTTCTAACTTTATAGGTAAGGAAATTTTAATAATGAAATATTTGTATTATGTTAATCTTCAAGATTCAAAGGAAAAATGGTATTTAGAGAGGAAATCTAGCCAGAATAAAATACTGCTTTCTAATAATAAAGGGGAGTTCCTTTTTGTTAGTGAATGGGAAAATCTTATTTTTAAAACTGAAACTAAATCTTTAAATAAGATGCAGAAATTTATTTTTTCTAGTGAACGGAAAACTCATATAATTTCTTTAATTTTAATTGGAGTTATCGTAATTTTGTACATTATAGCTATTAAGGTTGACCTTAATACAATTGGTAATTTTATATTGTTATTTGGAAATGTCTTTTTAATAAGTGTGTTTATTTGGTTAGATAAAGCTAGAAGAATAGTTTATGGATAAATGTAGCCTTCCACAATCTGTGGAGGGTATTTTTCTTGTCAATATAAGATGGCAGAAATTGTATCTAAAGTAATATACTAAACTTTATTATTAATTCACCGATATACCTAAATATAATATTTTAGAGTAGAAGAAGGAGGGTATATCGTTGGATATAAATGAAATAATTGCTTTAATAAACAAATCTGTCGATCAATTAGACTTTACTTCAGCAAGAAAATATATCGAAGAAAATTTTGAATTAGTTAATCAAAATCGAGTGCATTTAAAAAGTAACGCAAGAGAAATCCTTAAATTTCTTAACGATAAGTTGGAATCCGGAGAAAAGCCATTAACGAAAACTGAAATAGTTGCACTTAATGCAATTAACATTTATGCGACTAGATTTGATTTGAGAGGATTAAAACTTAATCTTAGAGGAAAAGAGCAATTGCTTTTAAAGAAAGAAGCACTTAATTATTTAAATTCTGACGCAAAGATTCTGTTGGAAAGCATGGGTTCTATAAAAAAGATAAGTTAACAATAGTCCCACATTTGAGTAACTATGTAAATATTAGATAGCAAAATCTTATTAAAGGTGTTCCTTCCTTTTTGTCGAATTGAGTAGATGAAAGGGAGATTGGTTAATGGAAAAAAATAATGAAGTTTTTATAAATGATATGAGTTATCGAAACGATAAAATGTATTTAATATTAAGAGGCCATCTTTATATTGAATTAGAATTGAACACTTTGCTTGATAACTGTCTTCCTCATCCAGAAGAATTAGAATTGAATAAAATGACTTTCTATAACAAAGTGAAATTGGCCAAAGCACTAAATCTTATAGACGATTTAACCAAAAATGTTCTTCTACAATTTAATGAAATTAGAAACAATTATGCCCACAATTTAAATTATCAGCTAGGTTATAAAGCTGTAAGAGATTTAAAAATTAATTTATCTAAAATTACAGGATTTGAAATTTACAAGGAAAAGTTTGTGATTGAAGATAAAGAAGGCTTAGCTGTAGATTTAAAAGCGTGTATAGTTGGAGCAAGAGTACTTTTGAAACACAAATCAATAACCGTAAACAAAATGGTACCCAAATATTCAAAATTGAAAGAGACATGAGCACTCTCACTCGAGGGTGCTTTTATTATTTAAAAAAACAGAGCAAACATCGGCTCTGTTTAACTATAATAATTATTCATTCTAACTATATTATCGTAAAAATGTGTAACAATTTCTTCGAACGTAAAACGAGTGTCATTTAAAGCATAAGTAATTAAATTTTCAGACCCATCATCTCGTGGCAGCCGACTACTGCTAAAAACAGGTTTTACATTACTATTTTGAATAAAGGCTTTAGCTAATTCTAATGCCATCTTATATTCCGGATTCAATATTAATTCCCCTCCTATCCTAATACAAGTTATTTTGGAGATGTTAATTTTATTCTTTCAAAATCATGACTGATTAATTAAAGAAATGCACTGTGCCGAGCAGTGCTATTTTTTATGCGCAAAAGGAGCGATAACTAAATGAAAACAGATACTTTGTGGACGTCATTAGTTGGAGGTTTAACAGCTTCAATTACCTATCTGATTGGTGGTGTTGACGAATTGGCAATTGCACTTGGTATTTTAATGTTCATTGATTATATCTTAGGACTTTCAGTTGCTTGTACCGTCAATAAAAATGTGGAGTCTCGAAAGATGTTTAAAGGGCTTCTCAAAAAAATGGCCATGTTGTTTATGGTTATTGTGGCTGTGCAAATGGATAATGCCACAAATAGTGGAGACTTTATGAGAAATGCTATGATCTTGTTCTTAATAGGTATGGAAGGGATTAGTTTCATCGAAAATTTAGGGCATTTAGGAATTAAGGTGCCATCGTTCATTAAAGATGCATTCACTCAATTGCAGAATGAAAATGATAAAAAGAGTGGTGATAAGTAATGGAACCGATAGAAATCGAACTTCACCCAGGACATTGGGAAAATGAAGGCAGCGGGGCAAATGGTATTCTTAAAGAAGTAGTAGAATCCCGAAAGGTAACTAAACGTGTTTATGAAATATTAAAGGCTTCAAAGGTTCCGACAACTTATTTCGAAGATAATACATCCACAGACCAAACTCAGAACTTAAATACGCTTATTAAGGAGCATAACAAGGACCGAAACGGCTTAGTAGTGTCAATTCACTTTAATGCATCAGGCGGAACAAGAGATAACGGCATTGGAACTGAGGTTCTATACTATGATCAAAAAGAATTAGCAGAGAATGTAGCGAAAGCCATTTCGAATGTAAGCGGGTTGAAAAATCGAGGAGCTAAACAACATAAAAATTTAGCTGTATTAGCTCAAACTTATGAACCAGCCATACTAATTGAAGTTTGCTTTGTTAACGACAGTACAGACGTTGCGCTTTATCGTCGAGATTTCGAAAAAATCTGTTACGCAATTGCAAAAGAACTAGCTTCATATTGTGGAAGAAATATTGAGGAAGGTGAAGAAAAATTGAACTTTACTAGTCCTACATTGAAGAAAATGTATGAAGAAAGAATAGCGTCACCTGGTACTGCAAAACTAGTTGATGATGCAGCTGTGGAAGTACTGGGGTACAAATCGAAGTTGATTAACGGACGGTTATCTGATGGTGATTTAGTTGCTACAGCAATTGAATTAGCAGTACATTTTGCAAAGAAGTGTTAAGTTTATGTAAATCGTCTTGAAATTTCATACATTATTTGTAAAATGTTAATTAGATACGCATGGCATAAACGTATTGTGAACTAAATGAGGAAGACCGCATTTCACTTAA
Coding sequences:
- a CDS encoding phage holin family protein → MKTDTLWTSLVGGLTASITYLIGGVDELAIALGILMFIDYILGLSVACTVNKNVESRKMFKGLLKKMAMLFMVIVAVQMDNATNSGDFMRNAMILFLIGMEGISFIENLGHLGIKVPSFIKDAFTQLQNENDKKSGDK
- a CDS encoding N-acetylmuramoyl-L-alanine amidase, with the translated sequence MEPIEIELHPGHWENEGSGANGILKEVVESRKVTKRVYEILKASKVPTTYFEDNTSTDQTQNLNTLIKEHNKDRNGLVVSIHFNASGGTRDNGIGTEVLYYDQKELAENVAKAISNVSGLKNRGAKQHKNLAVLAQTYEPAILIEVCFVNDSTDVALYRRDFEKICYAIAKELASYCGRNIEEGEEKLNFTSPTLKKMYEERIASPGTAKLVDDAAVEVLGYKSKLINGRLSDGDLVATAIELAVHFAKKC
- a CDS encoding phage tail protein; amino-acid sequence: MEQIENIGWHGAFEIQIMRGDELKVVKFPNLITDAWLNTIRDASMSDAPVDLQIKYIGLGKDDGTILPLDASNTRLGNEVERKVFTKIETDGTGRVKRTVNINSAEGNFHIKEIGIFAGSTATSDINSGILVARVFYDLDKDELESVNIVRTDIVGRL